The Tripterygium wilfordii isolate XIE 37 chromosome 5, ASM1340144v1, whole genome shotgun sequence genome window below encodes:
- the LOC119998767 gene encoding E3 ubiquitin-protein ligase HAKAI homolog isoform X1, translating to MLQIRLNRALSTDSGGGLKPLPVDTVTVACPDHLVIADLPVAKGIGAATSATVVKTLGRRSRRQLGERVHFCVRCDFPIAVYGRLSPCDHAFCLDCARSDSICYLCDERIQKIQTIKMMEGIVICAAPHCLKSFLKRTEFESHIQESHANLLQPNADKEDGNESEAQSAKQQTPSESLARGPARSVISPASNSQIHDREDKSRRQQPREQMPPRPLMPSQQPFPGQVQNFPSEAHLDSNRPPGFDLPGPHNPFQQSFETQGTPQQESGQFSDKQQGILSETLYPGYPSMHAIQPPNFGIPMNSNPLLSTPFGVPPFMAEGGQPFYGTPYDMGHIARPDTAAERGSEPGSLVGFPPGAAGGVNFSANYSQPWAAVPAVMPFESVPGSQGMADGFTNMSDAQRKFAFYQGDYGRNPGSLPMVPPPPPVNRPMEAMQAGNSMDPRDGKGILAPQPLPHQARAPPPLPHLSQHKNKYHSGDMDREGPGFDWQHENRES from the exons ATGCTTCAGATTCGACTAAACAGAGCGCTGTCCACGGACAGTGGCGGAGGCTTGAAACCCTTGCCTGTGGATACTGTGACAGTTGCGTGCCCGGATCACCTGGTTATTGCTGACCTTCCAGTGGCAAAAGGCATTGGTGCTGCAACTTCTGCTACCGTTGTCAAGACTCTGGGTCGCAGGTCCCGTCGCCAACTCGGTGAACGGGTTCACTTCTGTGTCCGATGTGATTTCCCTATTGCTGTTTATGGACGTTTG AGCCCTTGTGACCATGCCTTCTGTCTCGATTGTGCAAGGAGCGACTCAATTTGCTATCT ATGTGATGAGCGTATTCAAAAGATCCAGACAATAAAAATGATGGAGGGAATTGTCATCTGTGCTGCCCCTCACTGTCTCAAGTCATTTTTAAAGAGGACTGAATTTGAATCTCATATTCAGGAGAGCCATGCTAACCTTCTACAGCCCAATGCAGATAAAGAAGATGGTAATGAATCAGAGGCTCAGAGTGCAAAACAACAAACACCTTCTGAATCCCTTGCTCGGGGTCCTGCAAGGTCAGTTATCTCTCCAGCTTCAAATTCTCAGATCCATGATCGTGAAGACAAATCTCGTCGGCAGCAGCCTAGGGAACAAATGCCTCCAAGGCCGTTGATGCCATCACAGCAACCTTTTCCTGGccaagttcaaaattttccatCAGAGGCCCATCTTGATAGTAACCGGCCCCCTGGCTTCGACCTCCCTGGTCCGCACAACCCCTTCCAACAAAGCTTTGAGACACAAGGAACGCCACAGCAAGAATCTGGGCAGTTTTCGGATAAGCAGCAAGGGATTTTATCTGAGACCCTCTATCCTGGATACCCATCAATGCATGCAATTCAGCCACCAAATTTTGGTATCCCAATGAATTCAAATCCACTTCTGAGTACCCCATTTGGTGTTCCTCCTTTTATGGCTGAGGGAGGTCAGCCGTTCTATGGTACTCCCTATGATATGGGCCATATTGCTAGGCCAGATACAGCAGCAGAAAGAGGATCTGAACCAGGTTCTTTAGTTGGGTTCCCACCGGGTGCAGCAGGGGGTGTGAATTTTTCGGCAAATTACTCTCAACCCTGGGCTGCTGTACCAGCTGTCATGCCTTTTGAATCTGTACCGGGAAGTCAAGGAATGGCTGATGGTTTTACAAACATGTCGGATGCCCAAAGAAAATTTGCATTTTATCAAGGTGATTATGGACGGAATCCAGGAAGTTTACCTATGGTTCCTCCCCCACCTCCTGTCAACAGGCCGATGGAAGCTATGCAAGCTGGTAATTCCATGGATCCCAGAGATGGCAAGGGTATTTTGGCACCACAACCCTTGCCACACCAAGCACGAGCTCCACCGCCTCTCCCACATTTGTCACAGCATAAGAACAAATACCATTCTGGTGATATGGATCGTGAAGGACCTGGCTTTGATTGGCAGCATGAGAACCGTGAATCGTGA
- the LOC119998767 gene encoding E3 ubiquitin-protein ligase HAKAI homolog isoform X2, with amino-acid sequence MPSVSIVQGATQFAISRGRPHLNWCYSKGEPVSKICDERIQKIQTIKMMEGIVICAAPHCLKSFLKRTEFESHIQESHANLLQPNADKEDGNESEAQSAKQQTPSESLARGPARSVISPASNSQIHDREDKSRRQQPREQMPPRPLMPSQQPFPGQVQNFPSEAHLDSNRPPGFDLPGPHNPFQQSFETQGTPQQESGQFSDKQQGILSETLYPGYPSMHAIQPPNFGIPMNSNPLLSTPFGVPPFMAEGGQPFYGTPYDMGHIARPDTAAERGSEPGSLVGFPPGAAGGVNFSANYSQPWAAVPAVMPFESVPGSQGMADGFTNMSDAQRKFAFYQGDYGRNPGSLPMVPPPPPVNRPMEAMQAGNSMDPRDGKGILAPQPLPHQARAPPPLPHLSQHKNKYHSGDMDREGPGFDWQHENRES; translated from the exons ATGCCTTCTGTCTCGATTGTGCAAGGAGCGACTCAATTTGCTATCT CTAGAGGAAGGCCTCATTTGAACTGGTGTTACAGTAAGGGGGAACCAGTTTCTAAAAT ATGTGATGAGCGTATTCAAAAGATCCAGACAATAAAAATGATGGAGGGAATTGTCATCTGTGCTGCCCCTCACTGTCTCAAGTCATTTTTAAAGAGGACTGAATTTGAATCTCATATTCAGGAGAGCCATGCTAACCTTCTACAGCCCAATGCAGATAAAGAAGATGGTAATGAATCAGAGGCTCAGAGTGCAAAACAACAAACACCTTCTGAATCCCTTGCTCGGGGTCCTGCAAGGTCAGTTATCTCTCCAGCTTCAAATTCTCAGATCCATGATCGTGAAGACAAATCTCGTCGGCAGCAGCCTAGGGAACAAATGCCTCCAAGGCCGTTGATGCCATCACAGCAACCTTTTCCTGGccaagttcaaaattttccatCAGAGGCCCATCTTGATAGTAACCGGCCCCCTGGCTTCGACCTCCCTGGTCCGCACAACCCCTTCCAACAAAGCTTTGAGACACAAGGAACGCCACAGCAAGAATCTGGGCAGTTTTCGGATAAGCAGCAAGGGATTTTATCTGAGACCCTCTATCCTGGATACCCATCAATGCATGCAATTCAGCCACCAAATTTTGGTATCCCAATGAATTCAAATCCACTTCTGAGTACCCCATTTGGTGTTCCTCCTTTTATGGCTGAGGGAGGTCAGCCGTTCTATGGTACTCCCTATGATATGGGCCATATTGCTAGGCCAGATACAGCAGCAGAAAGAGGATCTGAACCAGGTTCTTTAGTTGGGTTCCCACCGGGTGCAGCAGGGGGTGTGAATTTTTCGGCAAATTACTCTCAACCCTGGGCTGCTGTACCAGCTGTCATGCCTTTTGAATCTGTACCGGGAAGTCAAGGAATGGCTGATGGTTTTACAAACATGTCGGATGCCCAAAGAAAATTTGCATTTTATCAAGGTGATTATGGACGGAATCCAGGAAGTTTACCTATGGTTCCTCCCCCACCTCCTGTCAACAGGCCGATGGAAGCTATGCAAGCTGGTAATTCCATGGATCCCAGAGATGGCAAGGGTATTTTGGCACCACAACCCTTGCCACACCAAGCACGAGCTCCACCGCCTCTCCCACATTTGTCACAGCATAAGAACAAATACCATTCTGGTGATATGGATCGTGAAGGACCTGGCTTTGATTGGCAGCATGAGAACCGTGAATCGTGA
- the LOC119998600 gene encoding acrosin-like: protein MPLQAFNPPNYHPQTFDFPSSQPLPFNSASYLYPLKPAKPSPSTRPPPVPQPPPVPCPPQPPPHPHSPSTSSNPILTMLDTLLQAPDSSIFMVKPENPSTSQTTPPPPPPENPDPPPDLPPDPYFSDPESLPGPSPPISISRPSSSHSFTLDDIPPSKWKERLDELFAWCVTQLQAPQADTATVINRETIHFTGRL, encoded by the coding sequence ATGCCTCTTCAAGCCTTTAACCCTCCCAATTATCATCCTCAAACGTTTGACTTCCCCAGCTCACAACCTCTTCCTTTTAATAGTGCTTCCTATCTTTACCCTCTTAAACCTGCTAAACCTTCTCCCTCCACACGACCACCTCCTGTTCCTCAACCACCTCCTGTTCCTTGTCCCCCACAACCACCACCTCACCCTCACTCACCTTCCACATCTTCTAATCCTATTCTCACCATGCTTGATACCTTGCTTCAAGCTCCTGATTCTTCAATCTTTATGGTtaaacccgaaaatccatctaCTTCTCAGACTACACCGCCTCCTCCACCTCCTGAAAATCCTGATCCTCCTCCAGATTTACCTCCTGACCCTTATTTTTCAGATCCTGAAAGTCTGCCTGGTCCTTCACCACCAATTTCCATTTCACGCCCTTCCTCTTCTCATTCTTTCACCCTTGATGATATTCCACCTAGTAAATGGAAAGAACGCCTTGATGAACTTTTTGCCTGGTGTGTTACTCAATTACAAGCTCCTCAAGCGGATACTGCTACTGTCATCAACCGTGAGACTATTCACTTTACAGGTCGTTTATGA
- the LOC119998601 gene encoding uncharacterized mitochondrial protein AtMg00310-like — translation MWQKVQGWGHKNLSWAGKETLVKAVIQAIPTHVMSCMRIPKVTGEEINRIIRKFWWGNADNNSIHWICWNEMCSAKGDGGLGFKDLDLFNLALLAKQGWRLLQNPSSLAARVLKGKYYPTGSFLNAQLGSNSSYMWRSFIQGREILLIGLKWRVGDGLSIGIWEDTWLPNINGGRILSNPHTLHPRAKVWELMDFTYGGWNVNLLNFLFHPIEVADILKIPLSLRWPKDEVIWAPNLTGRFSVRSAYHMARRLRSGNLNQSFILEEEILEEELVGES, via the coding sequence ATGTGGCAAAAAGTGCAAGGATGGGGGCACAAAAATTTATCTTGGGCCGGTAAAGAGACTCTTGTGAAAGCAGTGATTCAGGCGATTCCTACACATGTGATGAGTTGTATGCGCATACCAAAGGTCACCGGTGAAGAAATTAACAGAATTATAAGGAAATTTTGGTGGGGTAATGCTGATAACAACTCTATCCATTGGATTTGTTGGAATGAGATGTGCTCGGCTAAAGGAGATGGTGGATTGGGTTTCAAGGATTTGGATCTTTTTAATTTGGCTCTTCTTGCCAAACAGGGTTGGCGGTTATTACAAAATCCGTCATCCCTAGCTGCTCGAgttcttaaaggaaaatatTACCCTACAGGTTCTTTTCTGAATGCACAATTGGGATCTAATAGTAGTTACATGTGGCGGAGCTTTATTCAGGGTAGAGAAATTTTGTTGATCGGTTTGAAATGGAGAGTGGGAGATGGTTTAAGTATTGGTATTTGGGAGGATACATGGTTGCCAAATATTAATGGGGGTAGGATATTGTCCAACCCTCATACCTTACATCCCCGGGCCAAGGTGTGGGAGCTTATGGATTTTACTTACGGTGGTTGGAATGTGaatcttctcaactttcttTTTCATCCCATTGAGGTGGCTGACATTCTCAAAATTCCCCTTTCTCTTCGTTGGCCAAAAGATGAAGTGATATGGGCACCTAATCTGACTGGACGATTCTCTGTACGTTCAGCGTATCACATGGCAAGGAGATTGAGGTCGGGGAATCTTAATCAGTCCTTTATATTGGAAGAGGAAATATTGGAAGAGGAGCTGGTCGGGGAATCTTAA
- the LOC119999150 gene encoding mitochondrial uncoupling protein 1-like codes for MVADSKAGSDISLAGTFAASAFAASFAEICTIPLDTAKVRLQLQKKAVDEAALPKYRGMLGTVATIAREEGLSALWKGIVPGLHRQCLFGGIRIGLYEPVKTMYVGKDFVGDVPLSKKILAAFTTGAIGIAIANPTDLVKVRLQAEGKLPPDVPRRYSGALNAYSTIVRQEGVGALWTGVGPNIARNGIINAAELASYDQIKQTILKIPGFTDNVVTHLLSGLGAGFVAVCVGSPVDVVKSRMMGDSSAYKSTLDCFIKTLKNDGPLAFYKGFLPNFARLGSWNVIMFLTLEQAKKFVRNMESSRA; via the exons ATGGTGGCTGATAGCAAGGCTGGTTCCGATATCTCTCTGGCCGGTACCTTCGCCGCCAGCGCTTTCGCTGCTTCTTTCGCCGAG ATTTGCACTATTCCTTTGGACACTGCGAAAGTTAGGCTTCAGCTCCAAAAGAAAGCCGTGGATGAAGCAGCATTACCAAAGTACAGGGGTATGTTGGGCACAGTTGCTACCATTGCTAGGGAAGAAGGTCTGTCGGCTCTCTGGAAGGGCATTGTACCGGGATTACATCGTCAATGCCTGTTTGGGGGTATAAGAATTGGGCTGTATGAGCCG GTTAAGACCATGTATGTGGGAAAAGACTTCGTTGGAGACGTTCCTTTGTCCAAGAAGATTCTTGCTGCATTTACAACTG GTGCTATTGGAATAGCAATTGCAAATCCAACTGATCTGGttaaagttagacttcaagctGAAGGAAAACTACCACCCGATGTGCCAAGGCGCTATTCTGGTGCATTAAATGCATATTCCACAATCGTGAGACAG GAAGGCGTAGGTGCTCTCTGGACTGGAGTTGGACCCAATATAGCACGGAATGGCATTATAAATGCTGCTGAATTAGCTAGCTATGATCAAATTAAGCAG ACAATCTTGAAAATTCCAGGATTCACAGATAATGTTGTCACTCATCTTCTTTCTGGTCTGGGGGCAGGTTTTGTTGCCGTCTGTGTTGGCTCACCAGTTGATGTG GTCAAGTCAAGGATGATGGGGGATTCTTCTGCTTACAAAAGCACGCTTGATTGTTTCATAAAAACTCTGAAGAATGAT GGGCCTTTGGCTTTTTATAAGGGCTTTCTCCCAAATTTCGCACGGCTTGGATCTTGGAACGTTATCATGTTTCTGACCTTAGAGCAG GCTAAGAAATTTGTTAGAAATATGGAGTCGTCTCGAGCTTAA